A portion of the Prosthecobacter fusiformis genome contains these proteins:
- a CDS encoding GxxExxY protein — MNNGKKMFGKRWQERSYLLPNIFLPELRMPIHRSISTTRITQKEFKQISHEVMEHVFAIHNEFGRFFDERVYKLELANRMGGVALEPSVTVTHGNFSKTYFIDALVHGSALFEFKTADSIHARHRGQTINYLLLCDLAHGKIANMRTERVQHEFVNCHQRLENLRHPEIIDTEWRGQTSACEAMRDMVNALISDWGSGLEIGLYEEALTHALGGEERVHIPVPVFSSKGHIAHQSMRLASPEVAFKITALPERTDIFEAHTRKLLQHTSLAAVQWINITHQTVTFTTIR, encoded by the coding sequence ATGAATAATGGCAAAAAGATGTTTGGTAAAAGATGGCAAGAAAGGAGTTATCTTTTACCAAACATCTTTTTGCCAGAACTGCGAATGCCTATTCATCGCTCCATTTCGACCACCCGGATTACTCAAAAAGAGTTCAAGCAGATCTCTCATGAGGTGATGGAACATGTCTTTGCCATTCACAACGAGTTTGGCCGGTTTTTTGACGAGAGGGTTTATAAGCTCGAACTCGCCAACAGAATGGGAGGCGTCGCTTTAGAGCCATCTGTCACGGTCACTCATGGCAACTTTAGCAAAACTTATTTCATTGATGCGCTTGTCCATGGAAGTGCGCTTTTCGAATTCAAAACTGCGGACTCTATCCATGCGCGGCACCGGGGCCAGACTATCAACTACCTTCTTCTGTGCGATCTGGCTCATGGCAAGATTGCCAATATGCGAACTGAACGGGTCCAGCATGAATTTGTAAACTGTCATCAGCGACTGGAAAATCTGCGCCACCCAGAAATCATTGATACGGAATGGCGCGGGCAAACATCAGCTTGTGAAGCAATGCGTGATATGGTGAACGCACTGATTTCAGATTGGGGAAGCGGACTTGAAATTGGACTTTATGAAGAAGCACTCACCCATGCTTTGGGCGGCGAAGAAAGAGTTCATATTCCAGTGCCAGTTTTTTCTTCAAAAGGTCACATTGCGCATCAGTCCATGCGGCTAGCATCTCCAGAAGTGGCATTCAAAATTACAGCCCTTCCTGAAAGGACCGACATCTTTGAAGCACATACGCGCAAACTTCTTCAGCATACATCACTAGCAGCGGTGCAGTGGATTAACATCACCCATCAAACTGTCACTTTTACAACCATTCGATAA